Proteins encoded in a region of the Tumebacillus sp. BK434 genome:
- a CDS encoding S-layer homology domain-containing protein, translating to MRRKSTFKWFATAMAALYLMTLVFFYQLPFGSTVFKDVPSGHYAVYEIEYMFNQGYMKGRDDTVWNFYPEKEMTRAELVALMLKVNGVKPDELQKPSENLFPDVPVEHWAAGAVYEAFKRNQIPFDTKDGFQPDKPITRGELANSVVRALQIPLNPETASPLPDIVGHPYEKQIRTLVSNQYAKGNTDGLFKPDDNADRAATAYMFAKALKDLRPETKAANGKKGENK from the coding sequence ATGCGCAGGAAATCGACGTTCAAGTGGTTCGCCACCGCCATGGCAGCCCTGTATCTTATGACGCTGGTCTTTTTCTATCAGCTGCCTTTCGGGTCGACAGTTTTCAAAGACGTCCCGAGCGGACACTATGCAGTATACGAGATCGAATACATGTTTAACCAAGGCTACATGAAAGGCCGCGATGATACGGTCTGGAACTTCTACCCCGAGAAAGAGATGACGCGCGCCGAACTGGTCGCGCTGATGCTGAAAGTCAACGGGGTGAAGCCCGACGAGCTGCAGAAGCCGTCCGAAAACCTGTTCCCGGACGTGCCGGTCGAACACTGGGCAGCGGGAGCGGTGTATGAAGCGTTCAAGCGCAACCAGATTCCGTTCGATACGAAGGACGGGTTCCAGCCGGACAAGCCGATCACCCGCGGCGAGCTGGCCAACTCGGTCGTGCGGGCGCTGCAGATTCCGCTGAACCCCGAGACAGCCTCTCCGCTGCCTGACATCGTCGGGCATCCGTATGAGAAACAGATTCGCACGCTGGTGTCGAACCAGTATGCGAAAGGCAACACCGACGGCCTGTTCAAGCCGGATGACAACGCCGACCGTGCGGCGACCGCCTACATGTTCGCCAAAGCGCTGAAAGACTTGCGCCCTGAGACCAAGGCGGCGAACGGGAAGAAAGGAGAGAATAAATAA
- a CDS encoding O-antigen ligase family protein, whose product MQTQPQLGLRADRVRDITYYLLLILSFFSIINYMLRELFGDLPLLGSLIPAWKEGLIFLFYLMFYLKSKAEGRVDWKASRLHWLILFTFIATLLSAASNWILKPYVLDISPTYHWVQVTATLPIVIDGLRTLLEATLYFLVLNALIDDEDTIKDMIHGMIVAATLVAAFGIYQKLAGWETPPSWTYSEVEKGIKIRVFSSIGNPNALGGFMVLITPIAIALTLWAKKWGQRILYGGASLIMLYCLILTYSRGAWLGFLAGMVIYTIITRNKWLALAGIAVLAAAAIFADTVVARLTLAFTPEYWTKASEGGRVEFWARALKIFSEYPVFGTGIGTVGDSVATRNGVPGATWIDNQYFKLLAETGIIGTLTYVAMVFTPVINGMKNVFFNKQRDTFLFALNAGIVAALTGMLVENFTAAIFEDLNVITHFWTLIALLYVSIRLQARKAKA is encoded by the coding sequence ATGCAGACACAACCTCAGCTCGGACTGCGCGCAGATCGGGTGCGTGATATCACCTACTACCTGCTGCTGATCCTCTCCTTCTTCTCGATCATCAACTACATGTTGCGCGAACTGTTTGGAGACCTTCCGTTGCTCGGATCGCTGATCCCGGCGTGGAAGGAAGGCCTGATCTTCCTGTTCTACCTGATGTTCTACCTGAAGTCCAAGGCGGAGGGCCGCGTTGACTGGAAGGCGAGCCGCCTGCACTGGCTGATCCTGTTCACCTTTATCGCGACGCTTTTGTCGGCCGCCTCGAACTGGATTCTCAAGCCGTACGTGCTCGACATCTCCCCGACCTACCACTGGGTGCAGGTGACCGCCACGCTGCCGATCGTGATCGACGGCCTGCGCACCCTGCTCGAAGCGACCTTGTACTTCCTCGTGCTGAACGCCCTGATCGACGATGAAGACACGATCAAAGACATGATCCACGGCATGATCGTGGCGGCGACGCTGGTCGCAGCGTTCGGGATCTACCAAAAGCTGGCCGGGTGGGAGACTCCGCCGTCCTGGACCTATTCGGAAGTGGAGAAGGGCATCAAGATCCGCGTCTTCTCCTCGATCGGCAACCCGAACGCCCTCGGCGGCTTCATGGTGCTGATCACCCCGATCGCCATCGCCCTGACACTGTGGGCGAAAAAGTGGGGTCAGCGCATTCTGTACGGCGGTGCGTCCCTGATCATGCTCTACTGCCTCATCCTGACCTACTCGCGCGGCGCATGGCTCGGCTTCCTGGCCGGGATGGTCATCTACACGATCATCACCCGCAACAAATGGCTGGCGCTGGCCGGCATCGCCGTGCTGGCAGCCGCCGCAATTTTTGCCGATACGGTAGTCGCGCGTCTGACCCTCGCCTTCACGCCGGAGTATTGGACGAAGGCATCGGAGGGCGGCCGCGTCGAATTCTGGGCGCGTGCCCTGAAAATCTTCAGCGAATATCCGGTCTTCGGCACCGGCATCGGCACTGTCGGCGACTCCGTCGCGACGCGCAACGGCGTACCGGGCGCGACGTGGATCGACAACCAGTACTTCAAGCTGCTGGCGGAGACGGGGATCATCGGCACCTTGACCTATGTGGCGATGGTGTTCACCCCGGTGATCAACGGCATGAAGAACGTCTTCTTCAACAAGCAGCGCGACACGTTCCTGTTCGCGCTGAACGCAGGGATCGTCGCGGCCTTGACCGGGATGCTGGTCGAGAACTTCACCGCCGCGATCTTTGAAGACCTCAACGTAATCACGCACTTCTGGACCCTGATCGCGCTGCTCTACGTGAGCATCCGCCTGCAGGCCCGGAAGGCGAAAGCATAG